A genomic segment from Halorubrum depositum encodes:
- a CDS encoding SDR family oxidoreductase, producing MVTLDDATVLVTGASSGIGEATAHALAARGADVALLARRREALESLATDLEADHGGSALVVDGDVRERATSEAAVEAVVDRFGGLDAVVSNAGIGRGSDVATMTDEEYFAMQETNVDGTFFLAREAIPHLKESQGTLVVVGSFAGQYPRSFNPVYAATKWWVRGFAHSVAAQVGEDGVAVSVVNPSEVRTEFGSEDGEPFEERFEPGTVTEPEEVAEAIAFAVTREGSSAQEIDLFRRDKFGDTLS from the coding sequence ATGGTGACACTCGACGACGCGACGGTGCTGGTGACCGGCGCGAGCTCCGGAATCGGCGAGGCGACGGCACACGCGTTGGCGGCGCGGGGCGCGGACGTCGCCCTGCTGGCCCGCCGACGCGAGGCGCTGGAGTCGCTGGCGACGGATCTTGAGGCCGACCACGGCGGCAGCGCGCTGGTCGTGGACGGCGACGTGCGCGAGCGAGCGACGAGCGAGGCCGCGGTCGAGGCGGTCGTCGACCGGTTCGGCGGGCTCGACGCCGTCGTCTCCAACGCGGGGATCGGCCGCGGCAGCGACGTGGCGACGATGACCGACGAGGAGTACTTCGCCATGCAGGAGACGAACGTCGACGGGACCTTCTTCCTCGCGCGGGAGGCGATCCCGCATCTGAAGGAGAGCCAGGGGACGCTCGTCGTGGTCGGGAGCTTCGCGGGCCAGTACCCCCGCTCGTTCAACCCGGTGTACGCCGCGACGAAGTGGTGGGTTCGGGGCTTCGCGCACAGCGTCGCGGCGCAGGTCGGCGAGGACGGGGTCGCCGTCTCCGTCGTCAACCCCTCCGAGGTCCGCACGGAGTTCGGCAGCGAGGACGGCGAGCCGTTCGAGGAGCGGTTCGAGCCCGGGACGGTGACCGAGCCAGAGGAGGTCGCCGAGGCGATCGCCTTCGCGGTCACCCGCGAGGGGTCGTCCGCACAGGAGATCGACCTCTTCCGCCGGGACAAGTTCGGCGACACGCTGTCGTAG
- a CDS encoding archaeosine biosynthesis radical SAM protein RaSEA yields the protein MSKPSPDAYEQGRGMDAHNAVMRDIRAERSETYDPTQPTRVWIDEDNTPDGVVNSLTIILNTGGCRWARAGGCTMCGYVAESVEGGSVAHEALMNQIEVCLDHEREEADAPAELIKIYTSGSFLDEREVPAETRRAIAETFADRDRIVVESLPDFVSREKIGDFADHGIATDVAVGLETATDRVRHDCVNKYFDFADFEDACAEAAAADAEFAADVGIKAYLLMKPPFLAEPEAAADMIDSIRRCADVDGCHTVSMNPTNVQRYTMVDELFFEGGYRPPWLWSVAHVLEETADVDAIVVSDPVGHGSDRGAHNCGECDDRVQTAIKDFDKRQDPSVFEQVACDCEATWEHVMAAETSYNMPLAR from the coding sequence ATGAGCAAGCCGAGCCCCGACGCGTACGAGCAGGGGCGCGGGATGGACGCGCACAACGCCGTGATGCGCGACATCCGCGCCGAGCGCTCGGAGACGTACGACCCGACGCAGCCGACCCGCGTGTGGATCGACGAGGACAACACCCCCGACGGGGTGGTGAACTCCCTCACGATCATCCTGAACACCGGCGGCTGCCGATGGGCCCGCGCCGGCGGCTGCACCATGTGCGGCTACGTCGCCGAGTCGGTCGAGGGCGGGAGCGTGGCCCACGAGGCCCTGATGAACCAGATCGAGGTTTGTCTCGACCACGAACGCGAGGAGGCGGACGCGCCCGCCGAACTGATCAAGATCTACACCTCCGGCTCGTTCCTCGACGAGCGCGAGGTGCCCGCGGAGACCCGCCGGGCCATCGCCGAGACGTTCGCGGACCGCGACCGGATCGTGGTGGAGTCGCTGCCGGACTTCGTGAGCCGGGAGAAGATCGGCGACTTCGCCGACCACGGGATCGCGACCGACGTCGCCGTCGGGCTGGAGACGGCCACCGACCGGGTGCGCCACGACTGCGTGAACAAGTACTTCGACTTCGCCGACTTCGAGGACGCCTGCGCCGAGGCCGCCGCGGCGGACGCCGAGTTCGCCGCCGATGTGGGGATCAAGGCGTACCTCCTCATGAAGCCGCCCTTCCTCGCGGAGCCGGAGGCCGCCGCCGACATGATCGACTCGATCCGGCGCTGCGCCGACGTCGACGGCTGCCACACCGTCTCGATGAACCCGACGAACGTCCAGCGCTACACGATGGTCGACGAGCTGTTCTTCGAGGGCGGCTACCGGCCACCGTGGCTCTGGTCGGTCGCGCACGTCCTCGAGGAGACCGCCGACGTCGACGCGATCGTCGTCTCCGATCCCGTCGGGCACGGCTCCGACCGCGGCGCGCACAACTGCGGCGAGTGCGACGACCGCGTCCAGACCGCGATCAAGGACTTCGACAAGCGGCAGGACCCGAGCGTCTTCGAACAGGTCGCGTGCGACTGCGAGGCGACGTGGGAGCACGTGATGGCGGCGGAGACGAGCTACAACATGCCGCTGGCGCGGTAA
- a CDS encoding AzlD domain-containing protein — protein MTGAPLGALTLGQSGGLGASARVWIAILLIGVATYGFRLSFIHLFGRIDEVPARITRPLRYVPPAVLAALVLPDLVTLRPSVAATLLDDRLIAGAVAGVVAWRTENVFATIAVGMATLWLFRFVVFA, from the coding sequence ATGACGGGCGCACCCCTCGGCGCGCTCACGCTCGGCCAGTCGGGCGGCCTCGGCGCCTCCGCGCGCGTCTGGATCGCCATCCTCCTCATCGGGGTCGCGACCTACGGGTTCCGGCTCTCGTTCATCCACCTGTTCGGCCGGATCGACGAGGTGCCCGCGCGGATAACACGCCCCCTGCGGTACGTGCCGCCCGCGGTGCTCGCCGCGCTCGTGCTCCCCGACCTCGTGACGCTGCGCCCCTCGGTCGCCGCGACGCTCCTCGACGACCGTCTGATCGCGGGCGCCGTCGCCGGCGTCGTCGCGTGGCGGACAGAGAACGTGTTCGCGACGATCGCGGTGGGGATGGCGACGCTGTGGCTGTTCAGGTTCGTCGTCTTCGCGTGA
- a CDS encoding DUF4013 domain-containing protein, whose translation MLEDGLSYPIRGDWIGRIVIGGVLGFLSVLVVPAFLIVGYLVRVLEKTIGGDEVPPEFTDWGDLLMTGVIGTIITLAYTVVPAVAYGVIVAVVAGTSGAIGGDLGALVGVVGVLLALAFIPVLFLVYYAVPAALSAYAARGELGAAFDLDLLKPALFSTEYLVAVLSPIVVAVVVWIATAVLAVTVVGLVLVPFVQFYGQVAVFRMFGSAFAAVNDRIESGSVGGETVTVDDDAGATA comes from the coding sequence ATGTTGGAAGACGGACTCTCGTATCCGATACGCGGCGACTGGATCGGCCGAATCGTCATCGGCGGCGTGCTGGGGTTCCTCTCGGTGCTCGTCGTCCCGGCGTTCCTCATCGTCGGTTACCTGGTGCGCGTGCTGGAGAAGACGATCGGCGGCGACGAGGTGCCGCCGGAGTTCACCGACTGGGGCGACCTGCTGATGACGGGCGTGATCGGGACGATCATCACCCTCGCGTACACGGTGGTCCCGGCGGTCGCGTACGGCGTCATCGTCGCGGTTGTGGCCGGGACGAGCGGTGCGATCGGCGGAGATCTCGGCGCGCTCGTCGGCGTGGTCGGCGTGCTGCTGGCGCTGGCGTTTATTCCGGTGTTGTTCCTCGTCTACTACGCCGTCCCCGCCGCGCTGTCGGCGTACGCGGCCCGCGGCGAGCTGGGCGCCGCCTTCGACCTCGACCTCCTGAAGCCGGCGCTTTTCAGCACCGAGTACCTCGTCGCGGTGCTCTCGCCCATCGTCGTGGCCGTGGTCGTCTGGATCGCCACCGCGGTGCTGGCCGTCACCGTCGTCGGCCTGGTGCTCGTCCCGTTCGTCCAGTTCTACGGGCAGGTCGCCGTCTTCCGGATGTTCGGCTCGGCGTTCGCGGCCGTGAACGACAGGATCGAGAGCGGCTCGGTCGGCGGGGAGACGGTGACGGTCGACGACGACGCCGGCGCCACGGCCTGA
- a CDS encoding aldehyde ferredoxin oxidoreductase family protein: MTEMGGYRDRVAQVDLGEGDVSYEGIDDEDAEKYIGARGLGVKYVFDAGPDVDPLGPDNRLAFMTGPLTGTQTVMSGRIALVTKSPLTGTVTDSHHGGWSGARLKWAGLDGILLDGESDDPVYLLVEDGEVEVRDASHLWGQGVHDTIDALGEEVDGSVGKNLSVMAIGQGGENGVRYACVLNEDDRASGRGGTGAVMGAKNVKAVVVKSGTDMPKPADPETFQEGYQQAMEVIRESDVTAPNEGGLSMYGTNVLMNATEEMDGLPSKNAKYTSTEAYNDAEGVDVDAERVSGENVRENILVDEPTCHSCPVACKKEVEVNVTHKGQEMNVRTESYEYESAWALGPNSGHTDRDEIALMLERCNDLGIDTIESGNMMAMAMEMSEEGKLDGVGHLDWGDSETMIDLLDEIGHRSSDLGDLLAEGPERVADAKDAHGNKLSVKGQTMAAYDPRCMKGMGIAYATSNRGACHLRGYTPAAEILGIPEKVDPYEWEGKGELTATFQDLHAVSDSFDICKFSAFAEGIEEYVLQYNGMTGRDVSEDELFEAGERVYNLERYFNNLAGFDGADDTLPNRFIDGHPDAIPGTGASEGELCELDEMKAEYYETRGWVDGVVPDEKLDALGIDIGPGTGVSAGDSAAPADD, from the coding sequence ATGACTGAAATGGGCGGCTACAGAGACAGAGTGGCACAGGTCGATCTCGGCGAGGGCGACGTCAGCTACGAGGGAATCGACGACGAGGACGCGGAGAAGTACATCGGCGCGCGCGGGCTGGGCGTCAAGTACGTCTTCGACGCCGGTCCGGACGTGGACCCGCTGGGACCGGACAACCGGCTGGCGTTCATGACGGGCCCCCTCACGGGGACGCAGACCGTGATGAGCGGCCGGATCGCGCTGGTGACGAAGTCCCCGCTGACGGGGACGGTCACCGACTCGCACCACGGCGGCTGGTCCGGTGCCCGGCTCAAGTGGGCCGGGCTCGACGGGATCCTGCTCGACGGCGAGAGCGACGACCCCGTTTACCTGCTCGTCGAGGACGGCGAGGTCGAGGTACGCGACGCCTCTCACCTCTGGGGCCAGGGCGTCCACGACACGATCGACGCGCTCGGGGAGGAGGTCGACGGCTCCGTCGGGAAGAACCTCTCCGTGATGGCGATCGGACAGGGCGGCGAGAACGGCGTCCGCTACGCCTGCGTGTTGAACGAGGACGACCGGGCGTCCGGCCGCGGCGGCACGGGCGCCGTCATGGGCGCGAAGAACGTCAAAGCGGTCGTCGTGAAATCGGGCACCGACATGCCGAAACCGGCCGACCCCGAGACGTTCCAGGAGGGCTACCAGCAGGCGATGGAGGTCATCCGCGAATCCGACGTCACCGCGCCCAACGAGGGCGGGCTCTCGATGTACGGCACCAACGTCCTGATGAACGCGACCGAGGAGATGGACGGCCTCCCCTCGAAGAACGCGAAGTACACCTCGACGGAGGCGTACAACGACGCGGAGGGCGTCGACGTCGACGCCGAGCGCGTCTCCGGCGAGAACGTCCGCGAGAACATCCTCGTGGACGAGCCGACGTGTCACTCCTGTCCTGTCGCGTGCAAGAAGGAGGTCGAGGTCAACGTCACGCACAAGGGCCAGGAAATGAACGTCCGCACGGAGTCGTACGAGTACGAGTCCGCGTGGGCGCTCGGCCCGAACTCCGGCCACACCGACCGCGACGAGATCGCGCTGATGCTGGAGCGCTGTAACGACCTCGGCATCGACACCATCGAGTCCGGCAACATGATGGCGATGGCGATGGAGATGAGCGAGGAGGGGAAGCTCGACGGCGTCGGACACCTCGACTGGGGCGACTCCGAGACGATGATCGACCTCCTCGACGAGATCGGCCACCGCTCCTCGGACCTCGGCGACCTCCTCGCGGAGGGGCCCGAGCGCGTCGCCGACGCGAAGGACGCCCACGGCAACAAGCTCTCCGTGAAGGGCCAGACGATGGCCGCCTACGACCCGCGGTGCATGAAGGGGATGGGGATCGCGTACGCGACCTCCAACCGCGGCGCGTGCCACCTGCGCGGCTACACGCCGGCCGCGGAGATCCTCGGCATCCCGGAGAAAGTCGACCCGTACGAGTGGGAGGGTAAGGGAGAGCTCACCGCCACCTTCCAGGACTTACACGCCGTGTCGGACTCGTTCGACATCTGCAAGTTCAGCGCGTTCGCCGAAGGGATCGAGGAGTACGTCCTCCAGTACAACGGCATGACCGGCCGCGACGTGAGCGAGGACGAGCTGTTCGAGGCGGGCGAGCGCGTCTACAACCTCGAGCGCTACTTCAACAACCTCGCCGGCTTCGACGGCGCGGACGACACGCTGCCGAACCGCTTCATCGACGGGCACCCGGACGCCATCCCCGGCACGGGCGCCAGCGAGGGCGAGCTCTGCGAGCTCGACGAGATGAAGGCCGAGTACTACGAGACCCGCGGCTGGGTCGACGGCGTCGTCCCCGACGAGAAGCTCGACGCGCTCGGCATCGACATCGGCCCGGGAACAGGCGTCTCCGCCGGCGACTCCGCCGCCCCGGCCGACGACTGA
- a CDS encoding 5-formyltetrahydrofolate cyclo-ligase — translation MDKQAVREAVWDAFEAGDQARFPFPPHDRIPNFAGADAACERLTETDEWAAAETLKCNPDAPQLPVRRAALRAGKTVYVAQPRLRDPDPFLRLDPGDLAGPDDETSDDGDADRPTIVDATTVSGISTHGTPVAPEDVPHVDLVVAGSVAVATDGARIGKGEGYSDLEWGVLSELDAVDREAQSASSSRTQSGDDETIVATTVHELSVIDGPESALGDAGDGEDGVSTPALPEPDAHDVPLDLIVTPERTVRTETPYERPSGIDWDALDSERLDEIPALAERAPERK, via the coding sequence ATGGACAAACAGGCCGTCCGGGAGGCCGTCTGGGACGCGTTCGAGGCGGGCGACCAGGCGCGGTTCCCGTTCCCGCCGCACGACCGGATCCCGAACTTTGCGGGCGCGGACGCGGCGTGCGAGCGACTGACCGAGACCGACGAGTGGGCCGCGGCCGAGACGCTCAAGTGCAACCCCGACGCGCCGCAGCTCCCGGTCAGGCGCGCCGCTCTCCGCGCCGGCAAGACGGTGTACGTCGCGCAGCCGCGGCTGCGCGACCCGGACCCGTTCCTCCGGCTCGACCCGGGCGACCTCGCGGGTCCGGACGACGAGACGTCCGACGACGGCGACGCGGACCGCCCGACGATCGTCGACGCCACTACCGTCTCCGGGATCTCGACGCACGGCACGCCGGTCGCCCCCGAGGACGTCCCGCACGTCGACCTCGTGGTCGCCGGCTCCGTCGCCGTCGCGACCGACGGGGCGCGGATCGGAAAGGGCGAGGGGTACAGCGACCTCGAGTGGGGCGTGCTCAGCGAGCTCGACGCGGTCGACAGAGAGGCGCAAAGCGCCTCTAGCAGCCGGACGCAGTCCGGCGACGACGAAACGATAGTCGCGACCACGGTCCACGAGCTGTCCGTGATCGACGGGCCGGAGTCGGCGCTCGGCGACGCGGGCGACGGAGAGGACGGCGTCTCGACGCCCGCGCTCCCCGAGCCGGACGCTCACGACGTCCCGCTCGACCTGATCGTCACGCCGGAGCGCACGGTCCGGACCGAGACGCCCTACGAGCGCCCGTCGGGGATCGACTGGGACGCGCTCGACTCGGAGCGACTGGACGAGATCCCGGCGCTCGCGGAGCGGGCACCGGAGCGAAAATAG
- a CDS encoding RNA methyltransferase — translation MSGADEGEIADGDSAAGEDDDATGDGDDATGDGDDATLESDGDDVARETRREPVVVVVEPETPGNVGTIARAMKNFGLSDLKLVDPPELTEDGEAYGFAGHAREDVLPNADEVTFDEVVENYHTVGTTAITGEDDRSHERFPFKTPAELRESLKAVDAPTAIVFGREGRGLNNEELSRLDEVCSIPADDDYPVLNLGQAATVLLYELRELTVDETQLPDTAVTRAPEGDVERFHEFFGDFLEATGQREHVREKNALLMRRLLGRAHPTEREVHSLLGTFRKANAKLEHAEHLAAKYDEPVYPRER, via the coding sequence ATGAGCGGAGCGGACGAGGGCGAGATCGCCGACGGGGACTCGGCGGCCGGTGAGGACGACGACGCGACCGGCGATGGCGACGACGCGACCGGCGATGGCGACGACGCGACCCTCGAGAGCGACGGCGACGACGTCGCCCGTGAGACCCGCCGCGAGCCGGTCGTGGTCGTCGTCGAGCCGGAGACGCCCGGTAACGTCGGCACGATCGCCCGGGCGATGAAGAACTTCGGCCTCTCCGACCTCAAACTGGTCGACCCGCCGGAGCTCACGGAGGACGGCGAGGCGTACGGCTTCGCCGGCCACGCCCGCGAGGACGTCCTCCCGAACGCCGACGAGGTGACGTTCGACGAGGTTGTCGAGAACTACCACACGGTCGGCACCACCGCCATCACCGGCGAGGACGACCGGAGCCACGAGCGGTTCCCGTTCAAGACCCCGGCCGAGCTCCGGGAGTCGCTGAAGGCCGTCGACGCGCCCACCGCGATCGTGTTCGGTCGGGAGGGCCGCGGGCTCAACAACGAGGAGCTCTCGCGGCTCGACGAGGTGTGTTCGATCCCCGCGGACGACGACTACCCCGTCCTGAACCTCGGGCAGGCCGCGACCGTCCTGCTGTACGAGCTCCGCGAGCTCACCGTCGACGAGACGCAGCTCCCGGACACCGCGGTCACGCGGGCCCCCGAGGGCGACGTGGAGCGCTTCCACGAGTTCTTCGGCGACTTCCTCGAAGCGACCGGCCAGCGCGAGCACGTCCGCGAGAAGAACGCGCTCCTGATGCGCCGGCTGCTCGGGCGCGCGCATCCGACCGAACGGGAGGTACACTCCCTCTTGGGGACGTTCCGGAAGGCGAACGCGAAGCTGGAGCACGCGGAGCACCTCGCCGCGAAGTACGACGAGCCGGTGTACCCGCGGGAGCGATAG
- a CDS encoding response regulator receiver protein produces the protein MRLPAPAIVVCESNRTRADLYGLWLDDREVRQALTRSQFVETFDADTAVVVLEHSFGDEGADPILERVGTQAPHCRVVGIRDRSNATPEPGYDREIERPVFEAELTESVEALFNRANYHVLLGLYYRTTVMISTYEWRADGDLSDDERYGRLLNRADRIQNYLNGLRPRMSDEDVRAVARGITIAGVDAVDAVDADATIESKYRPDDCSRCGQDWNKPIDGGDSAARLAAYVWRCVNCGHVDMRADPNHQHVSSFRR, from the coding sequence GTGAGGCTCCCGGCACCGGCGATCGTCGTCTGCGAATCGAACAGGACGAGAGCGGACCTCTACGGTCTCTGGCTCGACGACCGCGAGGTCCGACAGGCGCTGACGCGGTCGCAGTTCGTCGAGACGTTCGACGCCGATACCGCGGTCGTCGTGTTGGAGCACTCGTTCGGCGACGAGGGGGCGGATCCGATACTCGAGCGAGTCGGAACACAGGCGCCTCACTGCCGCGTGGTCGGGATCCGAGACCGGTCGAATGCGACGCCGGAACCGGGGTACGACCGCGAGATCGAACGACCGGTGTTCGAGGCGGAGCTCACCGAGTCCGTCGAGGCGCTGTTCAACCGCGCGAACTATCACGTACTGCTCGGCCTGTACTACAGGACCACGGTCATGATCTCGACGTACGAGTGGCGGGCCGACGGCGACCTGTCGGACGACGAGCGGTACGGGCGGCTCCTAAACCGGGCCGATCGCATCCAGAACTACTTGAACGGGCTCCGGCCGCGGATGAGCGACGAGGACGTCCGCGCCGTCGCGCGGGGGATCACGATCGCCGGCGTCGACGCCGTCGACGCCGTCGACGCTGACGCGACGATCGAGAGCAAGTACCGGCCCGACGACTGCTCGCGGTGCGGACAGGACTGGAACAAACCGATAGACGGCGGCGATTCGGCCGCGCGACTGGCAGCGTACGTATGGCGCTGCGTCAACTGCGGGCACGTCGACATGCGCGCGGACCCGAACCACCAGCACGTCAGCTCGTTCAGACGCTGA
- a CDS encoding PAS domain S-box protein yields MEPRTESVRTVVHVGPAVDRVREAAAKSTIVDGPDRVVTVDPEAIEDASAVPADVRLIVCELTPASGVDPLVAICEEFPNVPSLAITGDDTAVDDALAAGATDVLVRRDGVDEPTLLARRMDTVSTTPTRPPLAAEPTERLLDTIDDAFYTLDTDGALMRWNDRLREITGYGDRELERKNALELFAGTDRDRIGDAIETVLETGTAAVEAELIAKDGTATPIEFTGAIVTDADGTPRGIVGIGRDVTDRREREDQLLRLRQAVETVVDSAPLTLFEVEPDGTVSTVRGETLSRRLRHRVSPGDDVAEVFGDQPRIRRAVDAAFAGESSHDLVELPDATLETWLQPSLDETGAVSRVIGMTLDVTEREERAGMLDQIQANAGEVIWMTSPSKESIDFVTDSYETVWGRSPETLVEDATSFVQAIHPDDRERVETALAEQCEDPDAYEETYRVTRPDGEVRWVHDQSSGVYEDGDLSRIVGIATDITVRKRRERELRLKNRAIETAPVGIAIHEVTGSKGPITYVNEAFNATTGHDHDSIAGESLSVLVGGGTDGDRIRELETALEAGEHRSVTAVLHRADGTPF; encoded by the coding sequence ATGGAGCCCCGAACGGAATCGGTTCGGACGGTCGTTCACGTCGGCCCCGCCGTGGACCGGGTCCGGGAAGCGGCCGCGAAATCGACGATCGTAGACGGACCGGACCGCGTCGTCACTGTCGATCCCGAGGCCATCGAAGACGCCTCGGCGGTCCCGGCCGACGTACGGCTGATCGTCTGCGAGTTGACCCCGGCGTCGGGCGTCGATCCCCTCGTCGCGATCTGCGAGGAGTTTCCCAACGTCCCGTCGCTCGCGATCACCGGCGACGACACCGCTGTCGACGACGCGCTCGCGGCCGGGGCGACCGACGTGCTGGTCCGCCGGGACGGCGTCGACGAACCGACGCTGCTCGCTCGACGGATGGACACAGTCTCGACCACGCCGACGCGGCCGCCGCTAGCCGCCGAACCGACCGAACGTCTCCTCGACACGATCGACGACGCGTTCTACACGCTCGACACGGACGGCGCGCTCATGCGGTGGAACGACCGCCTCCGAGAGATCACGGGATACGGCGACCGCGAGTTGGAGCGGAAGAACGCGCTGGAGCTCTTCGCCGGCACCGACAGAGACCGGATCGGAGACGCCATCGAGACCGTGTTGGAGACCGGTACGGCCGCCGTCGAGGCGGAGCTGATCGCGAAGGACGGCACGGCGACTCCGATAGAGTTTACCGGCGCCATCGTGACCGACGCCGACGGGACGCCGCGGGGCATCGTCGGCATCGGTCGGGACGTGACCGATCGCCGGGAACGCGAGGACCAGCTGTTGCGGCTCCGACAGGCCGTCGAGACTGTCGTCGACAGCGCGCCCCTGACGCTTTTCGAGGTCGAGCCCGACGGGACGGTCTCGACGGTCCGTGGCGAGACCCTGTCGCGGCGGCTCCGCCATCGGGTCTCACCCGGAGACGACGTGGCGGAGGTCTTCGGCGACCAACCGCGGATCCGCCGCGCGGTCGACGCCGCGTTCGCGGGCGAGTCCAGCCACGATCTCGTCGAACTGCCCGACGCGACGCTCGAAACGTGGCTCCAGCCGTCACTGGACGAGACCGGCGCCGTCAGTCGCGTGATCGGCATGACCCTCGACGTGACGGAGCGGGAGGAACGAGCCGGCATGCTCGATCAGATCCAAGCGAACGCCGGCGAGGTCATCTGGATGACCTCTCCGAGCAAGGAATCGATTGACTTCGTCACCGATTCCTACGAGACCGTCTGGGGGCGCTCGCCCGAGACGCTCGTCGAGGACGCCACGTCGTTCGTGCAGGCGATCCATCCCGACGACCGCGAGCGGGTCGAGACGGCGTTGGCCGAACAGTGCGAGGACCCGGACGCGTACGAGGAGACGTATCGGGTGACCCGACCGGACGGCGAGGTCCGGTGGGTCCACGACCAGTCGTCGGGCGTCTACGAGGACGGTGATCTGTCGCGTATCGTCGGCATCGCGACGGACATCACGGTCCGGAAACGCCGCGAGCGGGAGCTCCGGTTGAAAAACCGCGCCATCGAGACCGCGCCGGTCGGGATCGCGATACACGAGGTGACCGGATCGAAGGGCCCGATAACGTACGTGAACGAGGCGTTCAACGCGACGACGGGACACGATCACGACTCGATCGCCGGCGAGAGCCTCTCGGTGCTCGTGGGCGGCGGGACGGACGGCGATCGCATACGGGAGCTTGAGACGGCGCTCGAGGCGGGCGAACACCGGTCGGTGACCGCCGTGCTCCACCGCGCGGACGGGACCCCCTTCTGA
- a CDS encoding AzlC family ABC transporter permease, which produces MLGIVPFALVAGIAAVDAGLGLAEAVGMSVIVFAGASQLAALDLLGSNAPLAVVVGTAVVINVRMVMYSASIAPYFADYGRRLRAGLAYVLTDQAYAISVAEFEENPGRSHWRYYLGAGASLWVVWQIGTVVGVVVGAGVPDAWGLTFAVPLVFLALLVPAMKDRPTTAAGVAAGAVAVVAAGLPLNLGLLVGAVTGILVGLVTEARER; this is translated from the coding sequence ATGCTCGGGATCGTCCCGTTCGCGCTCGTCGCCGGCATCGCCGCGGTCGACGCCGGCCTCGGGCTGGCGGAGGCGGTCGGGATGTCGGTGATCGTGTTCGCCGGCGCCTCCCAGCTCGCCGCGCTCGACCTGCTCGGGTCGAACGCCCCGCTGGCGGTCGTCGTCGGCACGGCGGTCGTGATCAACGTCCGGATGGTGATGTACTCGGCCTCCATCGCGCCGTACTTCGCAGACTACGGCCGGCGGCTCCGAGCGGGCCTCGCGTACGTGCTCACCGACCAGGCGTACGCCATCTCCGTCGCGGAGTTCGAGGAGAACCCCGGGCGGAGCCACTGGCGGTACTACCTCGGCGCGGGGGCGTCGCTGTGGGTGGTCTGGCAGATCGGGACGGTCGTCGGCGTCGTGGTCGGCGCCGGCGTCCCGGACGCGTGGGGACTCACGTTCGCGGTGCCGCTCGTCTTCCTCGCGCTGCTCGTCCCCGCGATGAAGGACCGGCCGACCACCGCGGCCGGCGTCGCAGCCGGCGCGGTCGCGGTCGTCGCGGCCGGGCTCCCGCTGAACCTCGGGCTGCTCGTCGGGGCGGTCACCGGCATCCTCGTCGGCCTCGTGACGGAGGCGCGAGAGCGATGA